From the genome of candidate division WOR-3 bacterium:
GATTAGGCTCTTCGGCAAAAAAGACTTTATGTTTCAATAAATAATCTTTAATATCGTCCCGCATTTGCACAACATCCGGTGCGACAAAATACATTTTGATATCTTTATATTTAGTGAGTAAATAGGCAAGAGAACGAACAGTTCGACTATAAGCCAAATCGCCGACCATTGCAATTGAGATACCATCAATTTGACCGAGTTCTTTGTAAATTGTATAAATATCAAGAAGCGCCTGAGTTGGATGTTGACCAGGTCCGTCACCAGCATTTATAATAGGCACGGGTGAAACTTTTGCCGCTCGTTCCGCGGAACCACTTTCATAATGTCTTAAGACAATAACATCAGCATAATTGCCAATAATCCGAATGGTATCTTCTAAAGATTCACCTTTTGCCGCAGAAGAAAATTCTTTAGCACTTTCCGTTGAGATTACTTCACCACCAAGTTTTGCCATTGCTGATTCAAAGGATAATCTGGTTCGGGTGCTGGGTTCATAAAATATTG
Proteins encoded in this window:
- the pyrB gene encoding aspartate carbamoyltransferase produces the protein MRLFHIIKAQQFNRRLLDRIFKVASEMEKINLAGGSDILKGKIMATIFYEPSTRTRLSFESAMAKLGGEVISTESAKEFSSAAKGESLEDTIRIIGNYADVIVLRHYESGSAERAAKVSPVPIINAGDGPGQHPTQALLDIYTIYKELGQIDGISIAMVGDLAYSRTVRSLAYLLTKYKDIKMYFVAPDVVQMRDDIKDYLLKHKVFFAEEPNLEKVASKVDVIYQTRIQKERFGENIEDYEKAKDKYIIDKNILKVMKKNAIIMHPLPRVNEINPEVDTDRRAAYFRQAQNGLYIRMALLKMILLG